One window of the Anguilla rostrata isolate EN2019 chromosome 13, ASM1855537v3, whole genome shotgun sequence genome contains the following:
- the mtss1 gene encoding protein MTSS 1 isoform X2, translating into MDAGIEKECSALGGLFQTIMNDMKSSYPAWEDFVTKGVKLQSQLRTTLLVTSSFLDAFQKVADLATGTRGATKEIGSALTRMCMRHRSIESKLKLFTSALTESLISPLELKIEEWKKVASQLDKDHAKEYKKARADIKKKSSDTIKLQKKVKKGKDEVRMQLDSALQDVNVKYAVLEETEKRAVCRALIEERGRFCSFVTMLRPVLDEEIGMLGEVTHLQTILEDLSTLTAEPTKLPPASEQVILDLKGSDYSYTYQTPPASPGTLSRKSSISSNYQPTSVRHVPSLDSISSAVDGIHLRPSSTHFPNPSQGPAGTENGTAMPPPHNAYSHPGERARAMSTSSKPQTAREQLALTLGGGGLNSDAPRTSHDSLHCSSGYSTQTTTPSCSEDTIPSHDYDYISLHGGEEAHEHPEFDRSSTIPRNSDLGQNYRKLFQSKRPASTVSLLAEPEPLLGSSHVATIRRKPSSKPNFRRGTISGGVPIPICTPQVPLRAQRDAGDLSQARQGLCTSTQSLSTGAPPSAYYAFIPPSVPPSKQQLPHPHQQYLPQQQYLPQQENQAQQQYLPQQPHPHQQYLPQQSHLYQQNQSQQQYLPQQPHPHQQNLPQQPHLYQQNQSQQQHLPQQPHPHQQNLPLQPHLPQQPQVLPPQHLQLQQQLHPQVQQHTLYNPASTPSPTAVSAVTSPSAESAPCPDAQEAEPSGGGAMLTMIRGVKLRRTLTNDRSAPMITPNHL; encoded by the exons ggGCGACAAAGGAGATCGGGTCTGCCCTCACCAGAATGTGTATGAGGCACCGGAGTATCGAGTCCAAACTGAAGCTCTTCACCTC GGCTCTGACCGAGAGCCTGATCAGCCCCCTGGAGCTGAAGATCGAGGAGTGGAAGAAAGTGGCCAGTCAGCTGGACAAAGACCACGCCAAAG AATACAAGAAAGCTCGCGCTGACATTAAGAAGAAGTCTTCAGACACCATCAAGCTGCAGAAGAAAGTGAAGAAAG GGAAGGACGAGGTGAGGATGCAGCTGGACAGCGCCCTGCAGGATGTGAACGTGAAATACGCCGTCCTGGAGGAGACGGAGAAGAGGGCCGTCTGCCGGGCTCTGATCGAGGAGAGGGGCCGGTTCTGCTCCTTCGTCACCATGCTGCGCCCCGTACTG GACGAGGAGAtcggcatgctgggagaagTGACTCATCTGCAGACCATCCTGGAGGACCTCAGCACCCTGACTGCCGAGCCCACCAAACTGCCGCCTGCCAGCGAGCAG GTGATTCTGGACCTGAAGGGCTCTGATTACAGCTACACCTACCAgaccccccctgcctcccctggCACGCTGTCCCGCAAAAGCAGCATCAGCag TAATTACCAGCCTACCTCAGTGCGCCATGTTCCATCTCTGGACTCCATATCCAGCGCTGTGGACGGCATCCACCTCCgaccctcctccacccacttTCCCAACCCCTCACAG GGTCCTGCTGGCACTGAGAATGGCACCGCCATGCCCCCCCCTCACAACGCCTACTCCCACCCCGGAGAGAGGGCCAGGGCCATGTCCACCTCCAGCAAG CCCCAGACCGCGCGGGAGCAGCTGGCTCTCAcgctcgggggaggggggctgaatTCGGACGCCCCGCGCACCAGCCACGACTCGCTGCACTGCTCCAGCGGCTACAGCACGCAGACCACCACGCCCTCCTGCTCCGAGGACACCATCCCCTCCCACG ACTACGACTACATCTCCCTGCACGGAGGGGAGGAGGCTCACGAGCACCCCGAATTCGACAGGTCCTCCACCATCCCGCGCAACAGCGACCTGGGCCAGAACTACCGCAAGCTGTTCCAGAGCAAGCGCCCCGCCTCCACCGTCAGCCTGCTGGCCGAGCCCGAGCCCCTGCTGGGCTCCTCCCACGTGGCCACCATCCGCCGCAAGCCCTCCAGCAAGCCCAACTTCCGGCGCGGCACCATCAGCGGGGGGGTCCCCATCCCCATCTGCACCCCCCAGGTGCCCCTGCGCGCCCAGAGGGACGCGGGAGACCTGTCCCAGGCCAGGCAGGGCCTGTGCACCTCCACCCAGAGCCTGAGCACCGGAGCCCCGCCCTCCGCCTACTACGCCTTCATCCCTCCGTCAGTCCCGCCCAGCAAGCAGCAGCTGCCCCACCCGCACCAGCAGTATCTGCCCCAACAGCAGTATCTGCCCCAACAGGAGAATCAGGCCCAACAGCAGTATCTGCCCCaacaaccccacccacaccagcaGTATCTGCCCCAACAGTCCCACCTGTACCAGCAGAATCAGTCCCAACAGCAGTATCTGCCCCagcaaccccacccacaccagcaGAACCTGCCCCAACAACCCCACCTGTACCAGCAGAATCAGTCCCAACAGCAGCATCTGCCCCAGCAACCCCACCCGCACCAGCAGAACCTGCCCCTACAGCCCCACCtgccccagcagccccaggTCCTGCCACCCCAGCACCttcaactgcagcagcagctccacccACAGGTGCAGCAGCACACCCTCTACaaccccgcctccacccccagccccaccgcCGTCTCTGCGGTAACGAGCCCCTCGGCCGAGTCCGCCCCCTGCCCGGATGCTCAGGAGGCGGAGCCAtcggggggcggagccatgcTGACCATGATCCGTGGCGTGAAACTGCGCCGGACTCTGACCAATGACCGCTCTGCCCCCATGATCACGCCCAATCACCTTTAA
- the mtss1 gene encoding protein MTSS 1 isoform X1, with the protein MDAGIEKECSALGGLFQTIMNDMKSSYPAWEDFVTKGVKLQSQLRTTLLVTSSFLDAFQKVADLATGTRGATKEIGSALTRMCMRHRSIESKLKLFTSALTESLISPLELKIEEWKKVASQLDKDHAKEYKKARADIKKKSSDTIKLQKKVKKGKDEVRMQLDSALQDVNVKYAVLEETEKRAVCRALIEERGRFCSFVTMLRPVLDEEIGMLGEVTHLQTILEDLSTLTAEPTKLPPASEQVILDLKGSDYSYTYQTPPASPGTLSRKSSISSNYQPTSVRHVPSLDSISSAVDGIHLRPSSTHFPNPSQGPAGTENGTAMPPPHNAYSHPGERARAMSTSSKPQTAREQLALTLGGGGLNSDAPRTSHDSLHCSSGYSTQTTTPSCSEDTIPSHAVKKEPPLYDYDYISLHGGEEAHEHPEFDRSSTIPRNSDLGQNYRKLFQSKRPASTVSLLAEPEPLLGSSHVATIRRKPSSKPNFRRGTISGGVPIPICTPQVPLRAQRDAGDLSQARQGLCTSTQSLSTGAPPSAYYAFIPPSVPPSKQQLPHPHQQYLPQQQYLPQQENQAQQQYLPQQPHPHQQYLPQQSHLYQQNQSQQQYLPQQPHPHQQNLPQQPHLYQQNQSQQQHLPQQPHPHQQNLPLQPHLPQQPQVLPPQHLQLQQQLHPQVQQHTLYNPASTPSPTAVSAVTSPSAESAPCPDAQEAEPSGGGAMLTMIRGVKLRRTLTNDRSAPMITPNHL; encoded by the exons ggGCGACAAAGGAGATCGGGTCTGCCCTCACCAGAATGTGTATGAGGCACCGGAGTATCGAGTCCAAACTGAAGCTCTTCACCTC GGCTCTGACCGAGAGCCTGATCAGCCCCCTGGAGCTGAAGATCGAGGAGTGGAAGAAAGTGGCCAGTCAGCTGGACAAAGACCACGCCAAAG AATACAAGAAAGCTCGCGCTGACATTAAGAAGAAGTCTTCAGACACCATCAAGCTGCAGAAGAAAGTGAAGAAAG GGAAGGACGAGGTGAGGATGCAGCTGGACAGCGCCCTGCAGGATGTGAACGTGAAATACGCCGTCCTGGAGGAGACGGAGAAGAGGGCCGTCTGCCGGGCTCTGATCGAGGAGAGGGGCCGGTTCTGCTCCTTCGTCACCATGCTGCGCCCCGTACTG GACGAGGAGAtcggcatgctgggagaagTGACTCATCTGCAGACCATCCTGGAGGACCTCAGCACCCTGACTGCCGAGCCCACCAAACTGCCGCCTGCCAGCGAGCAG GTGATTCTGGACCTGAAGGGCTCTGATTACAGCTACACCTACCAgaccccccctgcctcccctggCACGCTGTCCCGCAAAAGCAGCATCAGCag TAATTACCAGCCTACCTCAGTGCGCCATGTTCCATCTCTGGACTCCATATCCAGCGCTGTGGACGGCATCCACCTCCgaccctcctccacccacttTCCCAACCCCTCACAG GGTCCTGCTGGCACTGAGAATGGCACCGCCATGCCCCCCCCTCACAACGCCTACTCCCACCCCGGAGAGAGGGCCAGGGCCATGTCCACCTCCAGCAAG CCCCAGACCGCGCGGGAGCAGCTGGCTCTCAcgctcgggggaggggggctgaatTCGGACGCCCCGCGCACCAGCCACGACTCGCTGCACTGCTCCAGCGGCTACAGCACGCAGACCACCACGCCCTCCTGCTCCGAGGACACCATCCCCTCCCACG CTGTAAAGAAAGAACCTCCTCTTTATG ACTACGACTACATCTCCCTGCACGGAGGGGAGGAGGCTCACGAGCACCCCGAATTCGACAGGTCCTCCACCATCCCGCGCAACAGCGACCTGGGCCAGAACTACCGCAAGCTGTTCCAGAGCAAGCGCCCCGCCTCCACCGTCAGCCTGCTGGCCGAGCCCGAGCCCCTGCTGGGCTCCTCCCACGTGGCCACCATCCGCCGCAAGCCCTCCAGCAAGCCCAACTTCCGGCGCGGCACCATCAGCGGGGGGGTCCCCATCCCCATCTGCACCCCCCAGGTGCCCCTGCGCGCCCAGAGGGACGCGGGAGACCTGTCCCAGGCCAGGCAGGGCCTGTGCACCTCCACCCAGAGCCTGAGCACCGGAGCCCCGCCCTCCGCCTACTACGCCTTCATCCCTCCGTCAGTCCCGCCCAGCAAGCAGCAGCTGCCCCACCCGCACCAGCAGTATCTGCCCCAACAGCAGTATCTGCCCCAACAGGAGAATCAGGCCCAACAGCAGTATCTGCCCCaacaaccccacccacaccagcaGTATCTGCCCCAACAGTCCCACCTGTACCAGCAGAATCAGTCCCAACAGCAGTATCTGCCCCagcaaccccacccacaccagcaGAACCTGCCCCAACAACCCCACCTGTACCAGCAGAATCAGTCCCAACAGCAGCATCTGCCCCAGCAACCCCACCCGCACCAGCAGAACCTGCCCCTACAGCCCCACCtgccccagcagccccaggTCCTGCCACCCCAGCACCttcaactgcagcagcagctccacccACAGGTGCAGCAGCACACCCTCTACaaccccgcctccacccccagccccaccgcCGTCTCTGCGGTAACGAGCCCCTCGGCCGAGTCCGCCCCCTGCCCGGATGCTCAGGAGGCGGAGCCAtcggggggcggagccatgcTGACCATGATCCGTGGCGTGAAACTGCGCCGGACTCTGACCAATGACCGCTCTGCCCCCATGATCACGCCCAATCACCTTTAA